The Oncorhynchus nerka isolate Pitt River linkage group LG12, Oner_Uvic_2.0, whole genome shotgun sequence genome contains the following window.
GAAGTATGTTTGTGATTATTGTGGGAGGGCATGTGCCAAACCCAGCGTACTTAAGAAGCATATTCGCTCACACACTGGGGAGAGACCCTACCCCTGCGTGCCCTGTGGTTTCTCCTTCAAAACCAAGAGCAATTTATACAAACACAGAAAATCTCATGCTCACTCGGTCAAAGCTGGGACCGTGCCATTTTCAGAACTGGGTTCTTACAATGTCAACATGGAGGACCGGGGATCtttagaaggagaaggagagttCTACTCTGATGCTGAGCAGAGCTCGGACACGGACGAAGACGATTCATCGCTCTTGGACACTGTTTCAGTGGAGGAACCCGATAGCACCACTGCTGTTAAAGTACTGAATCTCATTGCCCAGAAACAGGGAGTTACATTAGCATCAACATTATCTGAGGACGGTTCACCCAGGCTCATGGAGATCAATGCTGCTCCAGCTGGTTCTCAGGTCAGCCATGCAATCCAATCTAGCGCCATCAAGCAGAGGCTGGCACTCCGGCTCTCAGAGAAAAGGAGCAGTGACACTGAcacatctctctccctgcctAGCCAGGGAAGCAAAGGCAGCACAGACTCAGGCTACTTCTCACGCTCTGAGAGTGCTGAACACCAAACAGGTGGTCCTCCCAACACAAACGCCAAGTCCTATCAAGAGATAATGTTTGGAAAGTGTTACAAGCCGAACCCGAAACAACAGGCCATAACTGTTGTGACTTGCAGGACAGACTTAATGAGCGATCGTAAGACATCGGAGCGAGGTGTTTCCCGCGTATTCACACAAGAAAAGGAATCAATGGTTGAATCGATCAGAATAAACACACATTCATTTACAAGGGAGGACATTAAGGAGGCTCAACTAGAGCTCTCTGATTCTGGACAGCTGGTCCGGAGCAACTCGATGCCCACGTCCTCGGTGGCATGTCAGGACATGTCACAAGGCCTGCGAGGCAGCCACTCCTTTGATGAAAGGGCGTCCCCTGGAGGCATTAAGAGACTTACGAGACAGGCTGCCTTTGAACACTCTGCACACGATGGACCTCCTGACCACTACGGAAACATCTCTGATATTTCCAACCTTGGAGTGGAGATGGACAGTTTCATCATCCAACAAAAGCAAGCGATGGAATATGCGACGAGGAAACGGCGGAAGGAAAACTGTGTTGCGGAGGAGGAGGATGTAGGAGGCCAGTATCACACAGACTATGACCACTCTGAAGAGATGAGGGACTATGATTCAAAGCAAACCTCTCAAGGTGCTCTAACCACTACATCCTCAGTGAAAGGACATGCCCAAAGTGTTCACACACAGGATAGAACACAACGTGATAGACTGGAAAGGGAAATGtgggaaaagagagagcgagaagagagaagATCTTTAGGTAACGTCATCTCTGTGATTCAACACACGAACTCCCTTACCAGGTCTCTCTCTGAACAGTCAGATTCTTACAACTACCAGAGACGGGATAAGTCTTCCTCAATGGACGTGGTGGAGCAAAGCGAAACTAGAGAGATGCACAAAAGGACTGAGATCTTTGCACACCAGTTGAGTGACAGTAGATTATTAGATAAGTCGTATCAAATGACACCTAAGCTAGTTCGTCAGTCTAACATACCGGTCCCAGAGATCAGGGTGACTGTAGAACCAGACAGtccagagaaagagaaagcagcGGAGGTGAAACAGGTGAAGGCGAAGGCGAAGGAGCCCGATAGACATATAGAGGAGTTCCAATGGCCTCAGAGGAGTGAAACCCTGTCTCAGTTCCCCCCAGAGAAACTCCCTCCAAAGAAGAAGAGACTGCGCTTAGCTGACTTGGAGCACTCCTCTGGCGAGTCTAGCTTCGAGTCGGCTTGTACGAGCCTCTCCAGGAGCCCCAGTCAAGACAGCAACCTATCCTACTGCTCCAGCTTCTCGTTTGAccgagaggagaaagagagagaggttatccCCAAGCCAGCTTCCCCGGCGGCTAGACAGGATGAGTTTGGCAAAGCATTGGAGTTCTTAGCGGTGCCAGGAAGCGGctactccctctctgtcctgaacCAACGTCAACAACATGAAATGAGACGTACCTCTTCAGAACAGGCACCGTGCCACTCCCCGTGCAGAGAGCTCCCAGAGGTCCGCAGCGTATCGTTTGACTACGGCAGTCTCTCTCCAACGGCCAAAGTTAGACATGCGGAACTCAGCGCCAGCTACTCGGAGCCCAGACGGGGTAACTTGGTAAGACAGGAGTCCTTGAATGTTAACCTTGAATTTGCACATCCAGTCCTTCCGCTAAATATTCTTCCTCAGTACCTCAGCAGTGCCCTGTCGTTCTCATCCACCGCTCTGCACTCTCAGTGTCTGCCAATGTTCTCCCCTCAGCCGTCACACTCTGGTCTCCTAGTTCCTGTTAGAATCCAGACTCACGTGCCATCCTATGGTAGCATCACATACACCACTGTGTCCCAAATTCTAGATGATTCGTTCGAAAGCGTTAACTCCACCAGAACCTCTTTACTCACTTCTCACTTCGCAAATTTAGCCACGAATTTGGATACATCTAATCTCTTATTAGGACACCCTCGAGGACTGTTGACCAGCCCAGTCCAGGTTCACGTTCTAGATCTGCCCCCAGCTAAGCTGAAGACAggcatccctctctccctgacctccaGGACGATCTCCACCACCAACTGTGGATCCAGTGGTGGGTCCAACAAGCGCATGTTGTCTCCGGCCAGCAGCTTGGACCTATTCATGGAGGTCAAACAGCAGAAACGCGTCAAAGAGGAGAAAATGTACGGTGAGATAGTGGAGGAGTTGGGTGCTGTGGAATTAGGGAATTATAATGTGACTGAAGAGAACAAGCACAGTTTAAAGTCAGAGTTTCAAAGTGACACCAACCAGGGAGCATCACTGTCAGGCTTTCCTTCAAAATCCTCTTTGTCTGCCTCATCATCGCTTCATTCTCATAACGAACAAGCAAGTGGAAGCTTCATCTCACCTCAGCAACAAGGGTCAGAAAGTCCTGATTC
Protein-coding sequences here:
- the LOC115138747 gene encoding human immunodeficiency virus type I enhancer-binding protein 2 homolog → MESLETTAEVKSSKEALDKTVPQRKSAAPMTAQTKIPPSADSEGEGWHLCPEPEEDQSRTTYCSTDMSDSGKLRQLEGKSLRQLQDQPCSHPHYNVLTSYPPQERQTVPFARQKTADHLLSALPLVSCGGPSPQRSSPSLPVSLQHCSQSGIEELSKEVCSKMEQKQQQRPGKYVCDYCGRACAKPSVLKKHIRSHTGERPYPCVPCGFSFKTKSNLYKHRKSHAHSVKAGTVPFSELGSYNVNMEDRGSLEGEGEFYSDAEQSSDTDEDDSSLLDTVSVEEPDSTTAVKVLNLIAQKQGVTLASTLSEDGSPRLMEINAAPAGSQVSHAIQSSAIKQRLALRLSEKRSSDTDTSLSLPSQGSKGSTDSGYFSRSESAEHQTGGPPNTNAKSYQEIMFGKCYKPNPKQQAITVVTCRTDLMSDRKTSERGVSRVFTQEKESMVESIRINTHSFTREDIKEAQLELSDSGQLVRSNSMPTSSVACQDMSQGLRGSHSFDERASPGGIKRLTRQAAFEHSAHDGPPDHYGNISDISNLGVEMDSFIIQQKQAMEYATRKRRKENCVAEEEDVGGQYHTDYDHSEEMRDYDSKQTSQGALTTTSSVKGHAQSVHTQDRTQRDRLEREMWEKREREERRSLGNVISVIQHTNSLTRSLSEQSDSYNYQRRDKSSSMDVVEQSETREMHKRTEIFAHQLSDSRLLDKSYQMTPKLVRQSNIPVPEIRVTVEPDSPEKEKAAEVKQVKAKAKEPDRHIEEFQWPQRSETLSQFPPEKLPPKKKRLRLADLEHSSGESSFESACTSLSRSPSQDSNLSYCSSFSFDREEKEREVIPKPASPAARQDEFGKALEFLAVPGSGYSLSVLNQRQQHEMRRTSSEQAPCHSPCRELPEVRSVSFDYGSLSPTAKVRHAELSASYSEPRRGNLVRQESLNVNLEFAHPVLPLNILPQYLSSALSFSSTALHSQCLPMFSPQPSHSGLLVPVRIQTHVPSYGSITYTTVSQILDDSFESVNSTRTSLLTSHFANLATNLDTSNLLLGHPRGLLTSPVQVHVLDLPPAKLKTGIPLSLTSRTISTTNCGSSGGSNKRMLSPASSLDLFMEVKQQKRVKEEKMYGEIVEELGAVELGNYNVTEENKHSLKSEFQSDTNQGASLSGFPSKSSLSASSSLHSHNEQASGSFISPQQQGSESPDSPMDNSPTEASLHPHALLSLKDFNESGMDSKAQMEVLVQLVKGQGILISDGENTKRISQFPSLRTMTAVSWCYLNYTKPNSTHSNSPLSSVYATWCISSHNPNPPNLNTSATLALLRSKQTTNTWVYTMAAMYQPGTGKLVSSSLLWRQRLGLLQSKPELKELEGSSYGRKVKDASCRVKAGKEDWKEREVSSKQTAVPTPTPTRIKIFEGGFKSNEDYVYVRGRGRGKYICEECGIRCKKPSMLKKHIRTHTDVRPYVCRVCNFAFKTKGNLTKHMKSKAHMKKCLELGVSVTVDDTETLESDDIQQDLKTGVLSTAKHQFSDADDSDGMDEEIDDIDEDDEDEDDYDGDCTPKILSRSTSPQPCGVASLSVTAAAVIQGVSSDVHGCPLSSFHPLPSCLSTYTLSGIDVHPHPHPHPASTVRRTGPDRRTVLASSLDKEDCSLAMLSPDQGCLFFDPYPTCLLSPGWESPLREPPNSRLGYPSTRRDLSPRGRSSPRWDTSPLRPSSPNLTPIQHLFPACMERPLSPGGVDLAGRRQRVVLRAVSPRRGGSQHRDSGDKTRQQAKAELAQQGETIEMDMDQRRSVPPCLPGSACSSCPRQNLFSHLPLHSQQQAGTLLPMVPIGGIQVLRSLPSCSSDRTHLSALSPQKTELHQDSTKEGSVRLAALGAEDSGARQQERERGMEREMERETGMERERLSPLQTPRDSEEENPPVSVLMVRNPKQEEVLQTCTKAIASLRITSEEHL